DNA sequence from the Alteribacter lacisalsi genome:
GATTAGATGCTGAGTAAGGTTAATATGGTTTTAGCTGCTGTGATTATGGGGCTGTTTCTGTACCGGTTTGTTGACCCGGATGCAGCATGGCGCGGTGCCGCCTTTACCTACCTGGTTCCTGTGGCACTGCTTATGTTCGGAATTGAAGGGGTCAGGGAAAACAGGAAAGTCAGCGGCAGTCTGTTCGTAATTGCAGGGACATTCCTTTTTATCTGGAATGCGGTAAGGTTATTTACTTAAGGATTGTAGCCGGGACACAAGTAAAGTGTCTGGATGAAAATGAGAACAAAAAGATGACTAGCTGAGGAAAGAAACGCCGACTCCTGCGGGAAGCGGCGTATTTTTCTTGATCGTCCCAGCCTCTTATTTTCAGCCTTAAATAATTTTCTGATTTTTTAAATAAATCACGAAACCTTTCGAACCGTTGTTCGTATATATTGGAGAGGTCAGGAAACAGGAGGCTGAACAATGACGAAAAAACCGAATTCAAACAGCAGAGATACAGGCAAGCCGTCAGAAATGGATCAACTTGAGTGGCAGCGGAAAGTGATTCGCGAGGAACTGATTGAAGACCGGCCTGTAAAGAAGACAGATAAAGCACAGTAACAGGAGGAACACAAAGTGGGCAGAAACCAGTACATCGGCCTCGCGGTCATTATCATGCTGGTCGCGGCGGCCGGGTTCTTTTTCCGGGAGGAGCAGGCTGAGGAAGCCGGAGTCGAAGAAGAACTGGAACAATACATAGGGTTGATTGATGAGTTTGAAGGGGAAATCATGGAATTGGAACGAGAACTTTCCCGCGAAACTGCTGAACGTTCCATGGCAGAGAGGGAAACTGAACGGGCACACAGAGGCTTGTTTGAGCATTACCGAACCGTGCTGGACAATGAAGGAGCACGGTTTTTTCTAGGTAGTTCTCAAGATGACGAGGCACGAATCGACGTCCGGAACATGACCCATCAATTTTTTGAAGTGGTATTTGAAAACGAACGAGGACTTCATTTAATTGTAATGGAGGCCGGAATGCCGGGGACAGCACAGGTGAATTATGATTCACTGTCAGAGGAGGAAGTTACTGGTATCAGTCTCGCCCGGGGAGGCCTGGTCTTTTCAACAGGTGTCCTTGAGAATGATGAAGTCACAAATTTGCAAATCGAATTTGATGGCACTCTCTACGAAGGAACCATACTTGAATCAGAAAAAAGAAGAATCTGGTATGGTCTGCAGGAGTATGATGGAGACGCACCAGAGGCTATTCGACTGCGAGGTTTTGATGCGAATTATGCGCCTGCCTATGGTGAAGTGATTGAGGTTGATTCGATCAATGATGGGGAAGGACTTTAATAGTGAAAGGAAAGGGAACGTGACAGGGCATCACGTTCCCTTGTGTGTTACCGGCGGAGCGACAAGCTCCACCTTGATCCGGTCCGGGTCTTCAAAATAGACGGCATAATACTCGTCGCCTCCGGCAAACGGGTGCCGGTCTGGATAAAGAATGCTGACACCCTGGTCCCGCAGCCGTGATGTGATTTCATCCACTTGGTCACGGTTCCGTCCGTGAAAGGCAAGATGGTTAAGTCCAGTTCGGCAGCGGTGATAAGGCACATCAAGAAAACGCTCTTCGGTCTGCACAAACACGAGATACGTATCCCCGAGGCGCCAGCTCTGGCCGCTGTCCCATTTCTGAAATGGCTCATAGCCGAGATCCTCAAGAAACCAGCCCCAGAATTTTGTGGAGCGGTCCAGGTCAGATACGTACAGCTCAATATGATGCACCATCCCCGCAGTCAAGATTCGTACTCCCGGAAAACAAGATCGGTAGAGACCGGCTTCAGTCCCATATCCCGAGCCCAGACAGAAATCTGCCCGATATGATGAACTTCATGCGTAATAATGTGACGGACGACCTTGCCGTGGGAAAGGGAAATGGTCTCGCCGTTTCTCCGTGTTCTCTCGAGCGTGCGACCGGGTTCAAAAGAGGACATAAAGACCTTCGTCTTCGCTTTTATTTCTTCAGAGTAGGTCTTTACTTCAACAAGTGTTTTCACCTCACGCATCTGCCGGGCAGGAACGGGTTTGTTCTGCATCAGGCAGACCCACAATTCCTCGCAGCTGATTACATGAAAGAGATTATGTAAGATCGAATTCATGCCCCCATTCCTGTGTTTTGTAAGTTCCTCCGGAGGCAGCTGTTCGCACCACCTGAACCAGTCTTCACGAACCTGCCAGTTGTACATGAATAAATCAATCAGCGTCATCACTTCCTTTCTGTGTCTGGTTCTATCTTATCACGGAAAGGTATGTAAAGAATGTCTGCAAACCTGCGGAAAGGAGTGGGAACAATGAAGTTTCGCTTTTTTATTCTGGGTTCCATAACAACAATTTTACTGCTCACCTTACTTGGCGCACTGGGTATGCCTACAGGTGCAGAAATGCTCACAATAGCATTTGGGGATCAGGCAGTCTGGGTTTATGCGGTTATGGCCGTTCTGCTTGCAGGTGCGATTTTTTTAGCTGTAAAAGGGTGAAGTTGGAGAGATAGAAGGAAGAGTGAAAAAGTATAAAAAGGAGGTACTCTGCTATTTCGGACATTTGACCGTGCTTTAGTGTTCAATCTTATGTAGTGCCGGAAGTCGCTTTCTTCCGGCCCGGTATTTATTCCAGTCCTTCCAATGCTTCGAGCGTGAGCGTTGCGACCACATCAAACCCGTTATTTTCCCCAAGCGGTTTAATGACGATTGCCCCCATGTCCGGGATCTCACCGAAGCCGATAGTGGGAGGGAAGCTGTGACCGATCATAATCTGATTCGTGCCTTCCTCAGGCATCTGCTCGAGTTTCCCGCCAAACTGCTGAAGTGTCTGCAACTGTGCCTGCTGGTCAGTCGTGTAACTCAGATTAAACAGTTCCACCAGGAATGGATCAATTTCAATCATATCTTCACCGAAAGCCAGTACTGCTGTTTCCGTGTTTCGGCAGAAGGGACTTGTCAGCACAGGATCGGCCACGGGAATACCAAGCTCGCGGATCGTGTCTCCAAACAGACGGGCCTGCTCCCGGCCATTATCGGAAAGATTCCGCTGTGTACTGCAGTCGTCGAAGTCGAGATCAGGCTGATCTTCACCAACGTCTGCTTCTGCATGGCGGACGTACAGGATATGCCCCCCTGCCTGGAGTTCAGTCAGAAGTGACCGGACTGCTGAGGAACGGACCGGCTGAGTGGACACCGGATAAAGAGCCCGGTAATAGTGTGACATCAGCTGAAAATAATGCTGCTGAATCGCATACTGGTGGTATTCGATACTGTCCGGCTGCTGAATGAGCCGTAAGTTACGGGCATTTCTTGCCTGTGTCAGGAATTGGCGGGCAAGCTGGTCAGCCGCCTGGAGCTGCTGGCGGACAAAGGCGTTACGATCCAATGTATTCTCCTCCAATCAGGTGTTCAGACATTTCCAATGTATGTGAAAAGCCCGGAAGTGTTCTGATTTTAACTTTTATTGAAAGGAATTGATTTTAACGATGAAACCAGAGTGGATAAAGTTTATGGAGATGAAAGGAAAGAACCTGCGGGCTCTGATGGCAAGCAGGATGATGATCTCAAATAGAGAAGAAGTCTGGAGTTTTTTGTGTCCTGACCCGGTTATAGGCAGGGGCCTTTGGAACGAGGACAAGGGACTAATGGATGAGGAGGGTTATTGGCGTTTCGAATGGCGGGAAGATGAGGCAGGGAATGATCTGCTCATTCTCCATGAACAGGATACCCCGGCACCGCTCACTTTCGAAAAGGCTGATGTGCCTTCTCAAAAGCATGTCGTTTATTCATCGGATTATATTCCGAGAGGGGATGGAATAATCCAGAGTTTAAAGGGATACGGGTTTACTCGTAATGGAGAAAAAGAGTTGGTGAAGGTGGTGATTGCCATGGATAATGAGTGGATGACAATCATTCCTGCTCCAGGAGTAATAGATATTTTCATAACGGAATACCCTCCCGTTTTGGAAACGTATGATGAGCTGGTGTTTTCCTCCGATGAATGAGCACTGTGACTGAAAAAAACCCAGCTCACTGTGAGCGGGCTTCTTTTTTGGCTGCTTCGGCTTCCTTGACCCATGGGCTGAGGAAGCCCTGAAGTCCTGTATGGTAAACAAAAAAATTACCGAAAAACATGATCACTGCCGCAATAAAGGGGATCACCAGCCCCATCTCACCAGTTACTATGGTCATCACAATCAGACCAATCCCGGAAGCTGCTGCGATTAGAACGGATAAGACGCCAAGAACCATCAGAATGCACCAGGCAATTTGGGTTTTTATAAACGTAAAGAGAAGAGGAATCAGGTATACGACTGCCATAATTCCGAGCGTCCACCACATGCCCTCTGTGCCGAGCAGGTTGGTGTTTTCCCCCACAGTTTGTCCGGATGCTGTGAAAATCAGTACGGCAAAAAAAACTGCGGAGAGAAAAAGATGAATTAAAAATGATTTGCGTTTTTCCATATTAGAACGTCCTTTCAATTCAACAGCTTCAGATCGATTGCTGCTTATTGTTAATAGATTATCCGCCTGCAGCGAAGCTTTTGTTTTATGAAATTGTTTTAGGACTCACCCCAGGGAGGAAATCATGTTACTCCCTTTTTTCTCCGACGAGGCCGTAAAAGAAAATCTTCGTAATGTCTTCAGTCAGGGGAAGGACTTTCTCATAAATCTCCTCTCTCTGCATCGCATCTTTCAAGATATTTATATAAAAAAGCACCGCCTCCATGGAAATGGACGGGTCAATGTAGCCTTTGCTCCGGCCTTCCTCAAGCAGAATGGAGAGGATTGGCATCGTTTTCTCTGCGTAAATCCGCTCAATGAGATTACCCTGATCCGCTGTGTATTCTCTCATCATGTACTGGTAGTATTCAGGATGAATCTGGATTGCCGTCTGTTTTTTATTGAAAATAAGCTGTTTGATTTTTTCTGGGAAAGGCAGGTCGCTGTCGACTGTCTCTTCAAATTCACTCATCGCTTCGTCTACATAATAAAGGAAAGATTCGTAAATCAGTTTATGTTTATTTTCAAAGTAATTGTAAATTGTCACCTGTGAGACGCCTGCTTTTCTCGCAATCTCGGCAACAGACACCTTCTGTATGCCATGAGTCATGAACAGCCCATGGGCTGTTGTAAGGATATCTTTCTTTTTCTGTTCCCGGCGCTGCTGAAATCCATCCATTTCGTTCACCTCTTGCTATATTTTACTTAAAGTTTTGTAATAAAACAATAAAAATAGTTCATAAATCTATTGTATATTCGGATCTTAATGTATAATATGAACTATATAAGTACAAATATTTCATAACTTATTCATTTTTGGGGGAGAAGCAGATGAATGTTATTGAAACGACAGGCCTGACAAAGGAGTTTGGCAAATTCAGGGCACTCACTGGTGTAAATATGGATGTGAAACAGGGGGAAGTATACGGCTTTATCGGGCCGAACGGAGCTGGTAAATCCACCACAATCCGCGTGCTGCTCGGTATTTTAAAAGCAACGGAAGGGCAGGCACGGATCTTTGGCAGGGATGCGTGGAAGGAAGCGGTCGAGCTCCATAAGCAGATCGCCTATGTGCCCGGCGACGTGAACCTCTGGCCGAATCTGACAGGCGGCGAAGTGATCGATCTGATGATCAGCCTTCGGGGAGAGAAAGGAAATCCTTTAAAGAGAGAGGAACTGATTGACCGGTTTAAACTGGATCCGGCTAAAAAGTGCCGAACCTATTCAAAAGGAAACCGGCAGAAAGTTGCCCTGGTGGCTGCTTTTGCCAGTGAATCAGATCTGTACATTTTAGATGAACCGACAAGCGGGCTTGATCCCCTGATGGAGCGTGTGTTTCAGGAATATGTAGGAAGAGTGAAAGCGGAAGGTAAAACAGTACTACTTTCGAGTCACATTCTATCTGAAGTAGAACGGCTCTGTGACCGTGTGGGGATCATCCGGGGAGGGGAGATCATTGAATCAGGCACGCTCGATGAGCTTCGCCACCTGACCAGAACAGGCATACTTGTTAAAACGAAAAGCCCAATTGAAGGTCTTTCATCTCTAAATGGGGTTCACGATGTTAAGGAAAATGACGGTGCTCTTTCTTTTCAGGCAGACGGTGAAGAGCTCGCTCAGATCATGCAGCATGTAAGCCGGTTTGGTGTTATAAAGCTTGAAAGTGCGCCGCCGACACTTGAAGATCTTTTCATGCGTCATTACGAAGGGACTGGAAAAGAGGAGGCGAAGACGGATGGCGAATCAACTGTTTAGCAGAACAGGTCGTCTGAGCCGTTTC
Encoded proteins:
- a CDS encoding VOC family protein is translated as MVHHIELYVSDLDRSTKFWGWFLEDLGYEPFQKWDSGQSWRLGDTYLVFVQTEERFLDVPYHRCRTGLNHLAFHGRNRDQVDEITSRLRDQGVSILYPDRHPFAGGDEYYAVYFEDPDRIKVELVAPPVTHKGT
- a CDS encoding histidine phosphatase family protein encodes the protein MDRNAFVRQQLQAADQLARQFLTQARNARNLRLIQQPDSIEYHQYAIQQHYFQLMSHYYRALYPVSTQPVRSSAVRSLLTELQAGGHILYVRHAEADVGEDQPDLDFDDCSTQRNLSDNGREQARLFGDTIRELGIPVADPVLTSPFCRNTETAVLAFGEDMIEIDPFLVELFNLSYTTDQQAQLQTLQQFGGKLEQMPEEGTNQIMIGHSFPPTIGFGEIPDMGAIVIKPLGENNGFDVVATLTLEALEGLE
- a CDS encoding TetR/AcrR family transcriptional regulator, yielding MDGFQQRREQKKKDILTTAHGLFMTHGIQKVSVAEIARKAGVSQVTIYNYFENKHKLIYESFLYYVDEAMSEFEETVDSDLPFPEKIKQLIFNKKQTAIQIHPEYYQYMMREYTADQGNLIERIYAEKTMPILSILLEEGRSKGYIDPSISMEAVLFYINILKDAMQREEIYEKVLPLTEDITKIFFYGLVGEKRE
- a CDS encoding ABC transporter ATP-binding protein, which translates into the protein MNVIETTGLTKEFGKFRALTGVNMDVKQGEVYGFIGPNGAGKSTTIRVLLGILKATEGQARIFGRDAWKEAVELHKQIAYVPGDVNLWPNLTGGEVIDLMISLRGEKGNPLKREELIDRFKLDPAKKCRTYSKGNRQKVALVAAFASESDLYILDEPTSGLDPLMERVFQEYVGRVKAEGKTVLLSSHILSEVERLCDRVGIIRGGEIIESGTLDELRHLTRTGILVKTKSPIEGLSSLNGVHDVKENDGALSFQADGEELAQIMQHVSRFGVIKLESAPPTLEDLFMRHYEGTGKEEAKTDGESTV
- a CDS encoding DUF5391 family protein; translation: MEKRKSFLIHLFLSAVFFAVLIFTASGQTVGENTNLLGTEGMWWTLGIMAVVYLIPLLFTFIKTQIAWCILMVLGVLSVLIAAASGIGLIVMTIVTGEMGLVIPFIAAVIMFFGNFFVYHTGLQGFLSPWVKEAEAAKKEARSQ
- a CDS encoding DinB family protein, which translates into the protein MTLIDLFMYNWQVREDWFRWCEQLPPEELTKHRNGGMNSILHNLFHVISCEELWVCLMQNKPVPARQMREVKTLVEVKTYSEEIKAKTKVFMSSFEPGRTLERTRRNGETISLSHGKVVRHIITHEVHHIGQISVWARDMGLKPVSTDLVFREYES